A single region of the Rhodococcus sp. W8901 genome encodes:
- a CDS encoding ester cyclase, giving the protein MSTRTLSDSTFTHIIDVQADKVDIAEWLFTLPEAEFQQCCPPDHVTVGVGTGADGRPLSIGVEQIGKTLLIHHYIGEVVAPHHCRMVSTSDAVTADGRTTVQATWELRAEATDDGRCTITNRLMLTPTGDYFAFLDRHGITYEDAADTTTAAAADHNRRETPGFAASIARRASTPNGRHAMDSVPAAKIRNGDSAAGPDGDAAKAVVRRNTEEVQGGGDYAVFDELFADDYVDHTPQPGTTPDKAGTRLLYQSLRAAFPDFHPEIHWQAVDGDLVTTHKTYHGTHRGVFLGVAPTGREIHFETVDAMRVRDGRIVEHWGVANLYSLMKQLG; this is encoded by the coding sequence ATGTCCACTCGAACGCTCTCCGACTCGACCTTCACCCACATCATCGATGTGCAGGCAGACAAGGTCGACATCGCCGAATGGCTGTTCACGCTTCCCGAAGCGGAGTTCCAGCAATGTTGCCCCCCGGACCACGTCACGGTGGGCGTCGGCACCGGGGCGGATGGTAGGCCGTTGTCCATCGGCGTGGAGCAGATCGGCAAGACACTGCTGATCCACCACTACATCGGTGAGGTAGTCGCGCCACACCACTGCCGGATGGTGTCCACGTCCGACGCCGTCACCGCCGACGGACGCACGACCGTCCAGGCCACGTGGGAACTGCGTGCGGAGGCCACCGACGACGGACGCTGCACCATCACCAACCGTCTCATGCTCACGCCGACCGGCGACTACTTCGCGTTCCTCGACAGGCACGGCATCACCTACGAGGACGCCGCCGACACCACCACCGCCGCGGCGGCCGACCACAACCGACGCGAGACACCGGGCTTCGCGGCAAGCATCGCCCGCCGCGCATCGACGCCGAACGGGCGACACGCGATGGATTCCGTTCCGGCAGCGAAGATTCGGAACGGCGATTCCGCGGCCGGACCCGACGGCGATGCCGCCAAGGCCGTGGTCCGCCGGAACACCGAGGAGGTGCAGGGCGGCGGCGATTACGCGGTGTTCGACGAACTGTTCGCGGACGACTACGTCGACCACACCCCGCAACCCGGCACCACCCCGGACAAGGCGGGCACGAGACTGCTCTACCAGTCACTACGGGCGGCGTTTCCGGACTTCCACCCCGAGATCCATTGGCAGGCAGTGGACGGCGACCTCGTGACCACGCACAAGACGTATCACGGCACCCACCGGGGAGTGTTCCTCGGCGTCGCACCGACCGGCCGCGAGATCCATTTCGAGACCGTCGACGCGATGCGGGTGCGCGACGGCCGGATCGTCGAGCACTGGGGTGTGGCCAACCTGTACTCACTGATGAAGCAACTCGGCTGA
- a CDS encoding metal-dependent hydrolase family protein translates to MSSFHLRGTGLPDEQPFDMWVRDGVFSAEPVPGARTLCTDGWILPGLVDAHCHVGIRYGGGAEDLDGALAQARTERDAGVLLIRDAGSPVDTRSLDDVAGLPRIIRAGRHIAAPKRYIRGLPVDLEDESQLPDEVVRQARAGDGWVKLVGDWIDREVGDLAPLWSDGILVDAIEAAHREGARVTAHVFGEDALPGLINAGIDCIEHGTGLTDTTIAMMAERGTALVPTLINIDNFPEIADGATRFPVYAAHMRDLYARVNDTIGAARDAGIAIYAGTDAGGHVKHGRIADEVASLGKVGMTPTEALGAACWNAQTWLGGGGLEPGAPADLIVYEQDPRTGPQVLAEPSLVMVGGQVVTTRD, encoded by the coding sequence GTGAGCTCGTTCCACCTGCGGGGCACCGGACTGCCCGACGAGCAACCGTTCGACATGTGGGTGCGCGACGGTGTGTTCTCGGCCGAGCCGGTGCCCGGCGCGAGGACGCTGTGCACGGACGGCTGGATCCTGCCGGGTCTCGTCGACGCGCACTGCCACGTCGGGATCCGGTACGGCGGCGGTGCGGAGGACCTGGACGGTGCGCTGGCACAGGCCCGCACCGAGCGTGACGCCGGCGTCCTGCTGATCCGCGACGCCGGATCGCCGGTGGACACCCGCTCGCTCGACGACGTCGCGGGGCTGCCGCGGATCATCCGCGCCGGACGGCACATCGCCGCCCCGAAGCGGTACATCCGCGGGCTGCCGGTGGATCTCGAGGACGAGTCCCAGTTGCCCGACGAGGTGGTGCGGCAGGCTCGCGCCGGTGACGGCTGGGTCAAGCTCGTGGGCGACTGGATCGACCGCGAGGTCGGTGACCTGGCACCGCTGTGGAGCGACGGCATCCTCGTCGACGCGATCGAGGCGGCGCACCGCGAGGGCGCCCGGGTCACCGCCCACGTGTTCGGCGAAGACGCGCTGCCCGGTCTGATCAACGCCGGGATCGACTGCATCGAGCACGGCACCGGGCTCACCGACACCACGATCGCGATGATGGCCGAACGCGGCACCGCGCTGGTGCCGACGCTGATCAACATCGACAACTTCCCGGAGATCGCCGACGGCGCGACGCGATTCCCCGTGTACGCCGCGCACATGCGCGACCTGTACGCGCGGGTGAACGACACCATCGGTGCCGCGCGCGATGCAGGCATCGCGATCTACGCGGGCACCGACGCCGGCGGACACGTGAAGCACGGGCGGATCGCCGACGAGGTCGCCTCGCTCGGCAAGGTCGGCATGACGCCCACCGAGGCTCTCGGCGCCGCGTGCTGGAATGCGCAGACGTGGCTCGGCGGTGGCGGACTCGAGCCGGGCGCCCCGGCCGATCTCATTGTGTACGAACAGGATCCGCGCACCGGGCCGCAAGTTCTCGCAGAGCCGTCGCTCGTGATGGTCGGGGGACAAGTCGTTACGACGCGGGACTGA
- the ffh gene encoding signal recognition particle protein, with the protein MFESLSDRLTGALKDLRGKGRLSGADIDATCREIRLALLEADVALPVVRSFIAKIKERAKGAEVSGALNPAQQVVKIVNEELVGILGGETRRLQFAKTPPTVIMLAGLQGSGKTTLAGKLAKWLKDQGHTPLLVACDLQRPGAVSQLQIVGERAGAAVFAPHPGTSIGGGDNALGVSAADPVEVAKAGVEEARNKQYDVVIVDTAGRLGIDADLMAQAAGIRDAVQPDETIFVLDSMIGQDAVSTAEAFREGVGFTGVVLTKLDGDARGGAALSVREVTGEPILFASTGEKLEDFDVFHPDRMASRILGMGDVLSLIEQAEQVFDAQQAEETAHKIGSGQLTLEDFLDQMMAVRKMGPIGNLLGMLPGAGQMKDALANVDEKQLDRIQAIIRGMTPEERENPKIINGSRRLRIANGSGVKVSDVNQLVERFFEARKMMAAMAGRMGMPGARKQMKGKKGKKGKKGGKGPTQPKIRGGFPGGFPAGMPGMGGMPAGMPDLSNMPKGLDQLPPGLEGIDLSQLKLPKK; encoded by the coding sequence GTGTTCGAATCCCTTTCCGACAGGTTGACCGGAGCCCTCAAGGATCTGCGTGGCAAGGGTCGACTCTCCGGAGCCGACATCGACGCCACGTGCCGCGAGATCCGTCTCGCACTCCTCGAGGCTGACGTCGCGCTGCCCGTCGTCCGCTCCTTCATCGCCAAGATCAAGGAACGCGCGAAGGGCGCTGAGGTCTCCGGCGCGCTCAACCCGGCGCAGCAGGTCGTCAAGATCGTCAACGAGGAACTCGTCGGCATCCTGGGCGGCGAGACGCGTCGTCTGCAGTTCGCGAAGACGCCGCCGACGGTGATCATGCTGGCCGGTCTGCAGGGTTCCGGTAAGACCACCCTCGCCGGCAAGCTCGCGAAGTGGCTCAAGGACCAGGGCCACACCCCGCTGCTCGTCGCGTGTGACCTCCAGCGTCCCGGCGCCGTCAGCCAGCTGCAGATCGTTGGTGAGCGCGCGGGTGCCGCGGTGTTCGCGCCGCATCCCGGCACGTCGATCGGTGGTGGCGACAACGCGCTCGGTGTCTCGGCCGCCGACCCCGTCGAGGTCGCCAAGGCCGGTGTCGAGGAAGCCCGCAACAAGCAGTACGACGTCGTGATCGTCGATACCGCCGGACGTCTCGGCATCGATGCGGACCTGATGGCGCAGGCCGCCGGGATCCGCGACGCCGTCCAGCCCGACGAGACGATCTTCGTGCTCGACTCGATGATCGGTCAGGACGCGGTCAGCACCGCCGAGGCGTTCCGTGAGGGCGTCGGTTTCACCGGCGTCGTGCTCACCAAGCTCGACGGCGACGCCCGCGGCGGCGCCGCGCTGAGCGTCCGCGAGGTCACCGGCGAGCCGATTCTGTTCGCGTCGACCGGCGAGAAACTCGAAGACTTCGACGTCTTCCACCCGGACCGTATGGCCAGCCGCATTCTCGGCATGGGCGACGTGCTCAGCCTCATCGAGCAGGCCGAGCAGGTGTTCGATGCGCAGCAGGCTGAGGAGACCGCGCACAAGATCGGCTCCGGCCAGCTGACGCTCGAGGACTTCCTCGACCAGATGATGGCCGTGCGCAAGATGGGCCCCATCGGCAACCTGCTGGGCATGCTGCCCGGCGCGGGGCAGATGAAGGACGCGCTCGCCAACGTCGACGAGAAGCAGCTCGACCGGATCCAGGCGATCATCCGAGGCATGACCCCGGAGGAGCGCGAGAACCCGAAGATCATCAACGGTTCGCGTCGACTGCGGATCGCGAACGGCTCGGGCGTCAAGGTCTCCGACGTCAATCAGCTCGTCGAGCGCTTCTTCGAGGCCCGCAAGATGATGGCCGCGATGGCCGGACGCATGGGCATGCCCGGTGCGCGCAAGCAGATGAAGGGCAAGAAGGGGAAGAAGGGCAAGAAGGGCGGCAAGGGCCCGACGCAGCCCAAGATCCGGGGTGGTTTCCCGGGCGGCTTCCCCGCCGGAATGCCGGGCATGGGTGGCATGCCCGCCGGCATGCCGGACCTGTCGAACATGCCCAAGGGTCTCGACCAGTTGCCGCCGGGACTCGAGGGCATCGATCTGTCGCAGCTCAAGCTCCCCAAGAAGTAG
- a CDS encoding [protein-PII] uridylyltransferase codes for MRSDPHGSGFDGPDPVAATAAGSGPSASRGAESGHPDEARDLARAREQLLTGGSRHHRLDAPSLRHALVDLHEFWLTTKGNELGIRPDSGFAIVAVGGLGRREMLPYSDLDLILLHDDVDPAVVSQVADQLWYPLWDAHIKLDHSVRTVPQALQVATADLTATLGMLEARHIAGDVELSHLLIGGVRRQWRTGIRSRFDELVEQSRSRWARSGEIAHRAEPDLKNGRGGLRDVQLLNALSIAQLTDGMPGLGPDAPGGGLALAHRRLLDVRTELHRVAGRSRDQLRAQDADEIGAALRIGDRFDLARTLSDCARTISYSVDVGLRTANNSLPRRGLSKLRGIPVRRPIDEGVVEHAGEVVLARDARPKRDPGLVVRVAAASASTGMPISASTLSRLSDSAPELREPWPKGALGDLLVLLGSGTRAIPTIEALDRTGLWGRLLPEWGAVRDLPPRDAVHTWTVDRHLVETVAQAGALTTRVARPDLLMLGALLHDIGKGRGGDHSEVGAELATQIGTRLGLWPSDIGLLTAMVRHHLLLAQTATRRDLDDPGTVQMVVDKLGGDPVLLELLHALAEADSLATGPGVWGDWKSSLIGELVRRCRLAMAGEKLPVPDPIDPALIDLAARGGVHVSLHPGSAAHTFVVTVVAPDTPGLLSHEAGVLALNSLRVLSASLGSHGTSAINSFVVAPRFGAPPQAGLLRQELIRAMAGEVDVLEQLDARELESRGTQPLEDRTAAAVPVQYAQAPPRVIWFETEGADESGQVIVELRAEDRLGLLSRLARVLERNGADVRWARVSTLGSSVVDAFCIRLSESDTRAGRERLERAILSVVPAPEPEKEPDSEST; via the coding sequence ATGCGCTCTGACCCTCACGGGTCCGGATTCGACGGCCCTGATCCCGTCGCCGCCACGGCGGCCGGGTCGGGGCCGTCCGCGTCTCGCGGTGCGGAGTCGGGACATCCGGACGAGGCCCGGGACCTTGCCCGGGCGCGGGAACAGTTGCTGACGGGCGGTTCCCGTCACCACCGTCTCGACGCCCCCTCGCTGCGCCACGCCCTGGTCGATCTTCACGAATTCTGGCTCACCACAAAAGGAAACGAACTGGGCATCCGCCCGGACTCGGGGTTCGCGATCGTCGCGGTCGGCGGACTGGGGCGCCGCGAGATGCTGCCCTACTCCGACCTGGACCTCATCCTGCTGCACGACGACGTCGACCCCGCGGTGGTCTCGCAGGTCGCCGACCAGTTGTGGTATCCGCTGTGGGACGCGCACATCAAGCTCGATCACAGTGTGCGAACCGTCCCGCAGGCCCTGCAGGTCGCGACAGCCGACCTGACCGCGACGCTCGGCATGCTCGAGGCCCGCCACATCGCCGGCGACGTCGAGCTGAGCCACCTGCTCATCGGTGGCGTTCGGCGACAGTGGCGCACCGGGATTCGTTCGCGCTTCGACGAACTCGTCGAGCAGTCGCGTTCCCGGTGGGCGCGCAGCGGCGAGATCGCGCACCGCGCCGAGCCGGATCTCAAGAACGGACGCGGCGGACTGCGGGACGTCCAGTTGCTCAACGCACTGTCGATCGCGCAGCTCACCGACGGGATGCCCGGTCTCGGGCCGGACGCGCCGGGTGGCGGGCTGGCGCTCGCACACCGGCGCCTGCTGGACGTGCGCACCGAACTGCACCGGGTTGCGGGCCGCTCGCGGGATCAGTTGCGGGCGCAGGACGCCGACGAGATCGGTGCGGCGCTGCGCATCGGCGATCGGTTCGATCTGGCCCGCACGCTCAGCGACTGCGCCAGAACCATCAGCTATTCGGTGGATGTCGGGCTGCGGACGGCGAACAATTCGCTTCCGCGGCGCGGTCTTTCGAAGCTCCGTGGGATTCCCGTGCGACGGCCGATCGACGAGGGCGTCGTCGAGCATGCCGGCGAGGTGGTGCTGGCGCGTGACGCGCGGCCCAAGCGGGACCCCGGCCTGGTGGTGCGGGTCGCGGCCGCGTCGGCGTCGACCGGGATGCCCATCTCCGCGTCGACGCTGAGTCGGCTCTCCGACAGCGCCCCCGAACTGCGGGAGCCGTGGCCCAAGGGCGCACTCGGCGACCTACTGGTGCTGTTGGGGTCGGGCACGCGGGCGATCCCGACGATCGAGGCCCTGGACCGGACCGGGCTGTGGGGACGGCTGCTGCCGGAATGGGGCGCGGTGCGCGACCTGCCGCCGCGCGACGCCGTCCACACGTGGACCGTCGACCGGCACCTGGTGGAGACCGTCGCGCAGGCGGGCGCGCTCACCACCCGTGTCGCGCGCCCCGACCTGCTGATGCTCGGCGCGCTGCTGCACGACATCGGCAAGGGGCGCGGCGGCGACCACAGCGAGGTCGGGGCCGAACTGGCCACGCAGATCGGGACCCGGCTGGGGCTGTGGCCGTCGGACATCGGGCTGCTGACCGCGATGGTGCGGCACCATCTGCTGCTGGCGCAGACGGCTACCCGCCGGGACCTGGACGATCCGGGGACCGTGCAGATGGTGGTGGACAAGCTGGGCGGCGACCCGGTGCTGCTCGAGCTGCTCCACGCGCTCGCCGAGGCCGACTCGCTGGCGACCGGACCGGGTGTGTGGGGCGACTGGAAGTCGTCCCTGATCGGTGAGCTGGTGCGGCGCTGCCGCCTCGCGATGGCGGGGGAGAAGCTGCCGGTGCCGGATCCGATCGATCCTGCGCTGATCGACCTGGCGGCCCGCGGCGGGGTGCATGTGTCCCTCCATCCCGGGTCTGCCGCGCACACGTTCGTGGTCACCGTCGTCGCGCCCGACACGCCCGGACTGCTGTCCCACGAGGCGGGCGTGCTGGCCCTCAACTCGCTGCGTGTGCTGTCGGCGTCGCTGGGCAGCCACGGCACCTCGGCGATCAACTCGTTCGTCGTCGCGCCGCGGTTCGGGGCCCCGCCCCAGGCCGGCCTGCTGCGGCAGGAGCTGATCCGGGCGATGGCGGGGGAGGTGGACGTCCTCGAGCAACTGGACGCGCGGGAGCTGGAGTCGCGCGGGACGCAGCCGCTCGAGGATCGGACCGCGGCGGCCGTTCCGGTGCAGTACGCGCAGGCTCCGCCTCGGGTGATCTGGTTCGAAACCGAGGGAGCCGACGAATCGGGTCAGGTGATCGTGGAACTGCGTGCGGAGGACCGGTTGGGCCTGCTCAGCCGGTTGGCCCGGGTACTCGAGCGAAACGGCGCCGACGTGCGCTGGGCGCGGGTGAGCACGCTGGGCTCGTCGGTGGTGGACGCGTTCTGTATCCGGCTGTCGGAGTCCGACACCAGGGCCGGGCGCGAGCGGCTCGAGCGTGCGATCCTGTCCGTCGTCCCGGCGCCGGAACCCGAGAAGGAGCCGGACTCCGAGTCCACCTGA
- a CDS encoding P-II family nitrogen regulator, whose translation MKLITAIVKPFTLEDVKTGLEQAGVLGMTVSEVQGYGRQKGHTEVYRGAEYSVDFVPKVRVEVVVDDAAVDKVVEVIVEASRTGKIGDGKVWVTPVESVVRVRTGERGSDAL comes from the coding sequence ATGAAGCTGATCACGGCGATTGTCAAACCGTTCACACTCGAGGACGTCAAGACCGGCCTCGAACAGGCCGGTGTGCTCGGGATGACGGTCAGCGAGGTGCAGGGCTACGGGCGGCAGAAGGGCCATACGGAGGTCTACCGCGGAGCTGAGTACTCGGTCGACTTCGTGCCCAAGGTTCGCGTCGAGGTGGTCGTCGACGACGCCGCGGTCGACAAGGTCGTCGAGGTCATCGTCGAGGCCTCCCGCACCGGCAAGATCGGTGACGGCAAGGTCTGGGTCACACCGGTCGAATCGGTTGTCCGAGTGCGAACCGGGGAACGAGGTTCGGATGCGCTCTGA
- a CDS encoding ammonium transporter, which yields MLMAASLVLLMTPGVAFFYGGMSRSKSVLNMMMMSFGSMAVIGVIYVLWGWSMSYGTEDIGGVFANPFEFFGLKDSITDADGNFIAGAWGYPNVIDIAFQVTFAIITTALISGALAERVKFGTWMAFSAIWVTVVYFPLAHMVWGGGLLSGSENGLAAKIFGTMDDGEGGLVAQVAPIDFAGGTVVHINAGMAAFVLAVIVGKRIGFGKTAFRPHNLPLVMLGAALLWFGWFGFNAGSAFAADGAAGLAWVNTTSATAAAILGWLATERIRDGKATSLGAASGAVAGLVAITPAAGSLSPVGSLVLGAIAGILSALAVGLKYKFGYDDSLDVVGVHLVSGLWGTVAIGFFATKTGLFYGGDYKQLVIQIVIAACALIFTAVLTAVIAFALKPLGWRVSKEKEARGIDEGEHAETAYDFA from the coding sequence ATGCTGATGGCCGCGTCGCTGGTGCTGTTGATGACACCCGGCGTCGCGTTCTTCTACGGCGGGATGTCGCGGTCCAAATCGGTCCTGAACATGATGATGATGTCGTTCGGGTCCATGGCCGTGATCGGCGTCATCTACGTGCTGTGGGGCTGGTCGATGTCCTACGGGACCGAGGACATCGGCGGGGTCTTCGCGAACCCGTTCGAGTTCTTCGGCCTCAAGGACAGCATCACCGACGCCGACGGCAACTTCATCGCCGGCGCATGGGGTTACCCGAATGTCATCGATATCGCGTTCCAGGTGACGTTCGCGATCATCACCACCGCGCTCATCAGCGGCGCACTGGCCGAGCGCGTCAAGTTCGGCACGTGGATGGCGTTCTCCGCGATCTGGGTGACGGTGGTCTACTTCCCGCTGGCACACATGGTGTGGGGCGGCGGGCTGCTCTCCGGCTCCGAGAACGGACTGGCCGCCAAGATCTTCGGAACCATGGACGACGGTGAGGGCGGTCTGGTCGCGCAGGTCGCACCGATCGACTTCGCCGGCGGCACCGTGGTCCACATCAACGCCGGCATGGCCGCATTCGTGCTCGCGGTCATCGTCGGCAAGCGGATCGGCTTCGGCAAGACCGCGTTCCGTCCGCACAACCTGCCGCTCGTGATGCTCGGCGCCGCGCTGCTGTGGTTCGGCTGGTTCGGATTCAACGCCGGTTCGGCCTTCGCCGCCGACGGTGCTGCCGGTCTCGCCTGGGTCAATACCACCTCGGCCACCGCGGCCGCGATCCTCGGCTGGCTCGCCACCGAGCGGATCCGCGACGGCAAGGCGACGAGCCTGGGTGCGGCATCGGGCGCCGTGGCCGGTCTGGTCGCGATCACGCCGGCGGCAGGTTCTCTGAGCCCGGTCGGTTCGCTCGTGCTCGGCGCCATCGCCGGCATCCTGTCCGCCCTCGCGGTGGGCCTGAAGTACAAGTTCGGCTACGACGACTCGCTCGACGTCGTCGGTGTCCACCTGGTCTCCGGCCTGTGGGGCACGGTCGCGATCGGATTCTTCGCGACCAAGACCGGGCTCTTCTACGGCGGCGACTACAAGCAGCTGGTGATCCAGATCGTGATCGCCGCCTGTGCGCTGATCTTCACCGCAGTTCTCACCGCGGTCATCGCCTTCGCACTCAAGCCCCTCGGATGGCGGGTGTCGAAGGAGAAGGAAGCACGCGGAATCGACGAGGGTGAGCACGCAGAAACTGCATACGACTTCGCCTGA
- a CDS encoding TetR/AcrR family transcriptional regulator — protein sequence MTEPGLALSRLWGTPSVLRPGPKPRLSLTEIVDASITLARTDGLAAVTMARVAETALCAKMALYRHVSDRDDLLSAMLDRALGEPPQLNGSWRERFTALWDALLGIYASDPWLLELPTDVNGVTPQNLAWIDRALSLFDESLLPSSERLSTVLLITENIRFEARRRKAAGDPVDDLDFLLESAVSAGRRLSGERYPHLAGLSRTGSDGEPASLSSARHVRDLMLRSVAAYFPEGQEG from the coding sequence ATGACTGAACCGGGCTTGGCGCTCTCGCGACTCTGGGGCACTCCTTCGGTGCTCCGCCCGGGTCCGAAGCCGAGGCTGTCGCTCACCGAAATTGTCGATGCCTCGATCACGCTCGCCCGGACCGACGGGCTGGCGGCGGTCACGATGGCGCGCGTGGCCGAGACCGCACTGTGCGCGAAGATGGCGTTGTACCGCCACGTCAGCGACCGGGACGATCTACTTTCCGCCATGCTCGACCGAGCACTCGGTGAACCACCGCAGCTGAATGGCTCTTGGCGAGAACGGTTTACGGCACTGTGGGATGCCCTGCTCGGTATCTATGCGTCCGACCCTTGGCTACTCGAACTGCCGACGGACGTGAACGGCGTGACTCCGCAGAATCTCGCGTGGATCGACAGGGCACTGAGCCTGTTCGATGAGAGTCTGCTTCCATCGAGTGAGCGCTTGAGCACGGTGCTGCTGATAACCGAGAACATCCGGTTCGAGGCTCGCCGACGAAAGGCAGCGGGCGATCCTGTCGATGATCTTGATTTTCTGCTGGAATCCGCCGTGAGTGCAGGCCGGCGGTTGTCCGGCGAGCGGTACCCCCATCTCGCTGGACTGTCTCGGACTGGAAGCGACGGGGAACCAGCATCCCTGTCGAGCGCTCGTCACGTTCGTGACCTCATGCTTCGATCCGTCGCTGCGTACTTCCCGGAAGGGCAGGAGGGATGA
- a CDS encoding phosphodiester glycosidase family protein, with protein MRTVRTFLTAAAGAVLLAGFVGTAPASADPFTDARARLDGAVAAAGGSPVVYQFGPDFRLPMQRADGSVYDMGTDSRLIVIPGASRSPLTSELLVDRKAGDSLRCEATPTAVAGGIQQTSELYPPVDAWNRMGQPAIAINTNFFDVRPQSEGTSWARSGCSSPLGTYYDTHLATRSLDFSKFWDRYFVGSEGLSDGAGQVWSPLSTFFVVDDNVAGLPMPVSFELHDAEGPFSNEETRRRVDQLEFGGREFTAFAGVKLRGPAGEFQFVDNPIRRAARTAIGYNTARDQLYILQGGSNEPDGFTLGNVQDLYRALGAELAVGLDGGGSSALVVNKAAGIPWAGQGINAGIAPLGSCPEAPDAYCSPGPKRPVPGWLGVDMREQLGS; from the coding sequence GTGCGAACCGTCCGGACCTTTCTGACCGCCGCGGCAGGGGCCGTTCTCCTGGCCGGATTCGTGGGCACCGCCCCCGCGTCGGCCGACCCGTTCACCGATGCCCGGGCGCGGCTCGACGGCGCCGTCGCGGCAGCCGGGGGCAGCCCCGTCGTCTACCAGTTCGGCCCCGACTTCCGGCTGCCGATGCAGCGTGCGGACGGCAGCGTCTACGACATGGGCACCGACAGCCGGCTGATCGTGATCCCGGGGGCCTCGCGGTCACCGCTCACGTCGGAGTTGCTCGTGGATCGCAAGGCCGGTGACTCGTTGCGATGTGAGGCGACGCCCACCGCGGTCGCCGGTGGGATCCAGCAGACGTCGGAGCTGTACCCGCCCGTCGATGCGTGGAACCGCATGGGGCAGCCCGCAATTGCGATCAACACCAACTTCTTCGATGTGCGCCCGCAGTCCGAAGGCACGAGTTGGGCACGCAGCGGGTGCTCGTCGCCGCTCGGGACGTACTACGACACTCACCTGGCGACGCGGAGCCTGGATTTCTCGAAGTTCTGGGACCGGTACTTCGTCGGGTCCGAGGGCCTGAGCGACGGTGCCGGGCAGGTGTGGTCGCCGCTGTCGACGTTCTTCGTCGTCGACGACAACGTCGCGGGACTGCCGATGCCGGTGTCGTTCGAGCTGCACGACGCCGAAGGCCCGTTCAGCAACGAGGAGACCAGACGGCGGGTCGACCAGTTGGAGTTCGGCGGGCGCGAGTTCACGGCGTTCGCGGGCGTCAAGCTGCGTGGGCCGGCCGGGGAGTTCCAGTTCGTCGACAACCCGATCCGACGCGCGGCCCGAACCGCCATCGGCTACAACACTGCTCGCGACCAGTTGTACATCCTGCAAGGCGGATCGAACGAGCCGGACGGTTTCACCCTCGGGAACGTGCAGGATCTGTACCGGGCGCTCGGCGCCGAGCTGGCCGTGGGGCTCGACGGCGGTGGATCGTCCGCCCTCGTGGTGAACAAGGCGGCGGGAATCCCTTGGGCAGGACAGGGAATCAATGCCGGAATCGCCCCGCTCGGCTCCTGTCCGGAGGCCCCGGATGCGTACTGTTCGCCGGGTCCCAAGCGTCCGGTTCCGGGGTGGTTGGGCGTCGATATGCGCGAGCAGTTGGGCTCGTAA